One window from the genome of Treponema sp. OMZ 838 encodes:
- a CDS encoding sister chromatid cohesion protein PDS5: MTDKAILKELSVITKDKVHWNTAIDDVAAKLGEQYSADVQAKALWLLGEMGLQYPLSVQPYIEQIAGYLKDGNPKLRERSVNALGRIGRANKDLILPYFDTMMNMRSDTAGAVRLAFVWACENIATNAPELFCDTLDLFYELISDKGERVRIEAPEMFRVMGKRLPHSVELYLEKLEWFAQHDPHPVVRIHSSGAIRITKKALEESKHAADE; encoded by the coding sequence ATGACAGACAAAGCGATACTGAAAGAATTAAGCGTAATCACAAAAGACAAGGTGCATTGGAACACAGCGATTGATGATGTCGCAGCAAAACTCGGCGAACAGTATTCAGCGGATGTACAAGCAAAAGCGTTGTGGCTTCTCGGTGAAATGGGATTACAGTATCCGTTATCGGTGCAGCCGTATATTGAACAAATTGCGGGCTATTTAAAAGACGGTAATCCGAAACTGCGGGAGCGCTCGGTAAACGCATTGGGACGAATAGGCAGGGCAAACAAGGATTTGATTCTTCCTTATTTTGACACAATGATGAATATGCGCTCCGACACAGCAGGAGCGGTACGGCTTGCGTTTGTGTGGGCTTGTGAAAATATCGCAACGAATGCACCGGAACTTTTTTGCGACACATTGGATTTGTTCTATGAGTTGATATCGGATAAGGGAGAGCGCGTACGAATTGAGGCGCCTGAAATGTTTCGGGTAATGGGAAAACGGCTGCCGCATTCTGTAGAACTGTACTTGGAAAAACTGGAATGGTTTGCACAACATGATCCGCATCCTGTTGTTCGTATTCACAGCAGCGGTGCAATTCGCATAACGAAAAAAGCATTGGAGGAAAGTAAACATGCCGCAGATGAGTAA
- a CDS encoding DUF4349 domain-containing protein, whose protein sequence is MNRHCIFLSFFIIFSGTVVFSSCAKKSASVSNRQVYAEAEHPAGAVKNAAYAKDATTTDVDTADMQRPLDDTETANTAAMLERQLIKEGSINFETHDIAETRQHIESLVQKYGAYISQEDERASSSRIYQNMTVRIPKAHFDVFVTELSGGVKKIDEKSITVQDVTEEFIDSTARLAVKKETEQGYLRLLNQAKTIKDILDIQNELQDIRSDIESIEGRLRYLKNSVNFSTLHISMYQQIEVASETGSLFMPVWDAIKGGVQAFAAVCIALLYGWVFIALGIAAMLIILRLRKRRRKAG, encoded by the coding sequence ATGAATCGTCATTGTATTTTTCTATCTTTTTTTATTATCTTTTCAGGAACGGTTGTCTTCAGTTCATGTGCTAAAAAAAGCGCTTCTGTTTCAAATAGACAGGTATATGCCGAGGCTGAACATCCCGCAGGAGCGGTAAAAAATGCGGCATACGCAAAAGATGCAACCACTACTGATGTAGATACCGCCGATATGCAGCGTCCCTTAGACGACACAGAGACTGCAAATACCGCTGCAATGCTCGAACGGCAGCTGATAAAAGAAGGCTCGATCAATTTTGAAACGCACGATATAGCGGAAACCCGTCAGCACATCGAATCGCTCGTACAAAAATACGGCGCATATATCAGTCAAGAAGATGAGCGCGCAAGCTCTTCGCGAATATATCAGAATATGACGGTCAGAATACCTAAGGCTCATTTTGATGTATTCGTAACGGAGCTTTCCGGCGGCGTTAAAAAAATTGATGAAAAATCCATTACCGTACAGGATGTAACGGAAGAGTTTATCGATAGTACCGCACGCCTTGCCGTCAAAAAAGAAACGGAACAAGGATACCTGCGGCTGCTCAACCAAGCAAAAACAATAAAAGATATCCTCGATATTCAAAATGAGCTACAGGATATACGGTCGGATATAGAATCGATAGAAGGCAGACTGCGGTATCTGAAAAATTCCGTTAATTTCAGTACGCTGCATATCAGCATGTACCAACAGATAGAAGTCGCATCGGAAACCGGTTCACTTTTTATGCCGGTATGGGATGCAATAAAAGGCGGAGTACAGGCCTTTGCCGCAGTCTGTATCGCACTGCTGTACGGCTGGGTATTTATCGCGTTGGGAATAGCCGCAATGCTCATCATACTGCGTCTGAGGAAACGGCGGCGGAAGGCAGGATAA